One window of the Cryptomeria japonica chromosome 7, Sugi_1.0, whole genome shotgun sequence genome contains the following:
- the LOC131073427 gene encoding uncharacterized protein At4g15970-like has translation MKGVNQRVVRTVSAFLACIIVVGVVCTLLLMNNFRLPSLRFSTMQTLFHSEMDDYATDPDIPPYNSSDVTDELKVSLSKAANQEKTVLITTLNAAWAQKNSMVDLFLKSFHIGNGTEALLKNLLIVAVDEKALNRCREIHPHCYLMKTEGVDFLGEKLYMTRGYLKMMWRRIRFFGQVLERGYNFVFSNNSDYTIIIQDADIILNSHPRQIKWKEFRRRRLKFEFLDTKYFGGYCERTKDVNSVCTMHANCCELGLKAKVIDLRNTLSDWEKYKQQEKLGKGKDVLWTSPDACRNSCRR, from the exons ATGAAAGGAGTTAATCAGAGGGTCGTGAGGACGGTGAGTGCATTTCTGGCTTGCATAATAGTGGTGGGAGTTGTGTGTACTTTGCTATTGATGAACAACTTCAGGCTTCCTTCACTCCGATTCTCTACAATGCAAACGCTGTTCCATTCAGAGATGGACGATTATGCAACAGATCCAGATATT CCTCCTTATAATTCATCAGATGTTACCGACGAGCTAAAAGTAAGCCTTTCAAAAGCGGCGAACCAGGAGAAAACCGTTCTAATCACGACTCTGAATGCGGCGTGGGCGCAGAAGAATAGCATGGTGGATTTATTCCTGAAAAGTTTCCACATCGGTAACGGAACCGAGGCGttgttgaaaaatttgttgattgtTGCCGTAGATGAGAAGGCGCTCAATCGCTGCCGGGAAATTCATCCGCATTGTTATCTGATGAAAACAGAGGGAGTCGATTTCTTGGGAGAAAAGCTTTACATGACTCGAGGTTATTTGAAAATGATGTGGAGAAGGATTCGTTTCTTCGGACAAGTGTTGGAGCGAGGATATAACTTCGTTTTCTCG AATAATTCAGATTATACTATTATTATCCAGGATGCCGATATTATACTAAATTCTCATCCAAGGCAGATC AAATGGAAAGAGTTCAGACGCAGGCGACTTAAATTCGAATTCCTTGACACTAAATATTTTGGCGGGTACTGTGAAAGAACGAAAGATGTGAACTCGGTTTGTACAATGCATGCCAACTGTTGTGAACTCGGATTGAAGGCGAAGGTTATTGATTTGAGAAATACTCTTTCCGACTGGGAGAAATATAAGCAACAAGAAAAGCTAGGTAAAGGCAAGGATGTGCTCTGGACATCTCCAGACGCATGTCGGAATTCCTGTCGCCGATGA